From a region of the Pukyongiella litopenaei genome:
- a CDS encoding MBL fold metallo-hydrolase gives MTDYPVNMECRPDVAAFFDDATNTISYVVKDPGSEACAIIDSVMDIDYAAARITYDHADALIAHIRDRGLTLEWIIETHVHADHLSAAPYIQEKLGGKIGIGSKILVVQDVFGKIFNEGTEFQRDGSQFDALFEDGDTYMVGGMQCLAIYTPGHTPACMVHVTGDAAFVGDTLFMPDGGSARADFPGGDAGTLYDSIQTVLALPDDMRLFMCHDYGPNGRDIQWETTVGEEKAHNIHVGGGKTKEEFVKFRTERDAQLSMPRLIIPSLQVNMRAGEVPTDKDGNPMLKVPVNSL, from the coding sequence ATGACCGACTATCCCGTCAACATGGAGTGCAGGCCCGACGTGGCCGCATTCTTCGACGACGCGACCAACACGATCAGCTATGTTGTCAAGGATCCCGGCTCGGAGGCCTGCGCGATCATCGACAGCGTCATGGATATCGACTATGCGGCGGCCCGGATCACCTATGACCACGCGGATGCGCTGATCGCGCATATCCGCGACCGGGGCCTGACGCTGGAATGGATCATCGAGACCCATGTCCATGCGGATCACCTGTCGGCGGCGCCGTATATCCAGGAGAAGCTGGGCGGCAAGATCGGCATCGGGTCGAAGATCCTGGTGGTCCAGGACGTGTTCGGCAAGATCTTCAACGAGGGCACAGAGTTCCAGCGCGACGGCAGCCAGTTCGACGCGCTGTTCGAGGATGGCGACACCTACATGGTGGGCGGGATGCAGTGCCTTGCCATCTACACGCCCGGCCATACCCCGGCCTGCATGGTGCATGTGACGGGCGACGCGGCCTTTGTCGGCGACACGCTGTTCATGCCCGATGGCGGGTCGGCGCGGGCGGATTTCCCCGGCGGCGACGCCGGCACGCTCTATGACAGCATCCAGACGGTGCTGGCGCTGCCCGACGATATGCGGCTGTTCATGTGCCACGATTACGGCCCGAACGGGCGCGACATCCAGTGGGAAACCACGGTGGGCGAGGAAAAGGCGCACAACATCCATGTCGGCGGCGGCAAGACGAAAGAGGAATTCGTCAAGTTCCGGACCGAGCGGGACGCACAGCTTTCGATGCCCCGGCTGATCATCCCGTCGCTGCAGGTGAACATGCGCGCCGGCGAGGTTCCTACCGACAAGGACGGCAACCCGATGCTCAAGGTGCCGGTGAACAGCCTTTAG
- a CDS encoding YgaP family membrane protein: MARNMGTLDRSARAILGLVLLACAYLTGAGSLPGIAAAVAGIVMLVTAAVGFCPLYRLVGLRSCKDC; this comes from the coding sequence ATGGCCAGAAACATGGGAACACTGGATAGATCCGCGAGAGCGATACTGGGGCTGGTCCTGCTGGCCTGCGCCTATCTGACCGGGGCGGGATCGCTGCCGGGCATCGCCGCCGCGGTGGCCGGGATCGTCATGCTCGTCACCGCCGCCGTCGGGTTCTGCCCGCTCTATCGCCTGGTCGGCCTTCGCAGTTGTAAGGATTGCTGA
- a CDS encoding pyridoxal phosphate-dependent aminotransferase: MLDDPAGGFRRAGRLTGLDLSEIVRISERAALLRAEGRDVVTLSTGEPDFPTPDFVIDAALAAARGGQTRYPPTAGNADLRAAIAEDHGRQLAEVMVSTGAKQVLANALLATLDPGDEVIMPTPFWTSYADMVRIAGGTDVQVACPMEDGFKLSPAALEAAITPRTRWLMLNSPSNPSGAVYSASEIAALAEVLDRHPQVWIISDEIYAHLSYVRFASFTAVAPQLAHRTLIVNGVSKAWAMTGWRIGWGVGPAPLIKAMTAVQGQSTSGACTVAQAAALAALTGDRALLDDRRAAFRARRDRVVAALDAMPGLSCLEPDGAFYVFPSCAALLGDGRSDGDFCAALLEQAGVAVVPGRAFGLPGHFRLSFAYSEAELDEGLARIGAAIETEQAGG; this comes from the coding sequence ATGCTGGATGATCCCGCGGGCGGGTTTCGCCGCGCCGGGCGGCTGACGGGGCTGGACCTGTCCGAGATCGTCCGTATCTCGGAACGTGCCGCCCTGTTGCGCGCCGAAGGCCGCGACGTGGTCACGCTGTCCACCGGAGAGCCGGATTTCCCCACCCCCGATTTCGTGATCGACGCGGCGCTGGCCGCGGCGCGGGGCGGGCAGACCCGGTATCCGCCGACCGCTGGCAACGCCGATCTTCGCGCCGCGATCGCCGAGGACCACGGCCGCCAGCTGGCCGAGGTCATGGTGTCCACCGGGGCCAAGCAGGTGCTGGCAAACGCCCTGCTGGCAACGCTCGACCCCGGCGACGAGGTCATCATGCCCACCCCGTTCTGGACCAGCTATGCGGACATGGTGCGCATCGCGGGCGGCACCGACGTGCAGGTGGCCTGCCCGATGGAGGACGGGTTCAAACTGTCGCCCGCCGCGCTCGAGGCGGCGATCACCCCGCGCACCCGCTGGCTGATGCTGAATTCGCCATCGAACCCGTCGGGCGCGGTCTATTCCGCCAGCGAAATCGCGGCGCTGGCCGAGGTGCTGGACCGCCACCCGCAGGTCTGGATCATCTCGGACGAGATCTATGCCCATCTGAGCTATGTCCGCTTTGCCAGTTTCACCGCCGTGGCGCCGCAACTGGCGCACCGGACGCTGATCGTGAACGGCGTGTCCAAGGCCTGGGCGATGACCGGCTGGCGGATCGGCTGGGGCGTGGGCCCGGCGCCGCTGATCAAGGCGATGACCGCGGTGCAGGGGCAATCGACCTCGGGCGCCTGCACGGTTGCCCAGGCCGCCGCGCTGGCCGCCCTGACCGGGGACCGGGCACTGCTCGACGACCGCCGCGCGGCCTTTCGCGCCCGCCGCGACCGCGTCGTCGCCGCGCTTGACGCCATGCCGGGCCTGAGCTGTCTCGAACCGGACGGGGCGTTCTATGTGTTCCCGTCCTGCGCCGCGCTGCTGGGCGACGGGCGCAGCGACGGCGATTTCTGCGCCGCGCTGCTGGAACAGGCCGGCGTGGCCGTGGTCCCGGGCCGCGCGTTCGGCCTGCCCGGCCATTTCCGCCTGTCATTTGCCTATTCCGAGGCCGAACTGGACGAAGGGCTGGCCCGCATCGGCGCCGCCATCGAAACCGAACAGGCGGGCGGGTGA
- a CDS encoding ACP S-malonyltransferase, with protein MKTAVLICPGRGTYNKTELGVLGRRFPDPAMLAGFDARRSELGQDTLCALDGAARYSMARHTRGDNASALIFAASYGDHLSIDRDGIDIVAVTGNSMGWYSALACGGALSPQDAFEVVNTMGQLMQDSLIGGQLIYPHMGDDWRPDPGRRAELLALVAGIGARPDHALALSIDLGGMLVLAGNEAGLAAFEAAVPVLDRFPMRLPNHAAFHTHLMAPVAETGRARLSPELFGQPDLPLIDGRGAIWWPGASDAHALWDYTLGHQVTETYDFTHAIRVAAREFAPDLFIVAGPGTTLGGAVAQSLILSGWRGIPDKAGFQTTQTEAPFLISMGRDDQRALVTKGE; from the coding sequence ATGAAAACCGCCGTTCTGATCTGCCCCGGCCGCGGCACCTACAACAAGACCGAACTGGGAGTTCTGGGCCGCCGCTTTCCCGACCCGGCAATGCTGGCCGGTTTCGACGCGCGGCGCAGCGAACTGGGACAGGACACGCTGTGCGCGCTCGACGGCGCGGCGCGTTATTCCATGGCCCGCCACACGCGCGGCGACAATGCCTCGGCGCTGATCTTTGCCGCCAGCTATGGCGACCACCTTTCCATCGACCGTGACGGGATCGACATCGTCGCCGTCACCGGCAATTCGATGGGCTGGTATTCGGCGCTGGCCTGCGGCGGCGCGCTGAGCCCGCAGGATGCCTTCGAGGTCGTCAACACGATGGGCCAGCTGATGCAGGACAGCCTGATCGGCGGCCAGCTGATCTATCCCCACATGGGCGACGACTGGCGCCCCGATCCGGGGCGCAGGGCCGAGCTGCTGGCGCTGGTCGCCGGGATCGGCGCGCGTCCGGACCATGCGCTGGCGCTGTCGATCGACCTGGGCGGGATGCTGGTTCTGGCCGGAAACGAGGCCGGGCTGGCCGCGTTCGAGGCCGCGGTGCCGGTGCTGGACCGTTTCCCGATGCGCCTGCCGAACCATGCCGCGTTCCATACGCATCTGATGGCGCCGGTGGCCGAAACCGGCCGGGCGCGGCTGTCGCCCGAGCTGTTCGGCCAGCCCGACCTGCCGCTGATCGACGGGCGCGGCGCGATCTGGTGGCCCGGTGCGAGCGATGCCCATGCGCTGTGGGACTACACGCTGGGGCACCAGGTGACCGAAACCTACGATTTCACCCATGCGATCCGCGTGGCCGCGCGCGAGTTTGCCCCGGACCTGTTCATCGTCGCCGGACCCGGCACGACGCTGGGCGGCGCGGTGGCGCAATCGCTGATCCTGTCCGGCTGGCGCGGTATCCCCGACAAGGCCGGTTTCCAGACAACCCAGACAGAGGCGCCGTTCCTGATCTCGATGGGACGAGACGACCAGCGGGCCCTCGTGACCAAAGGAGAATGA
- a CDS encoding YeeE/YedE family protein yields the protein METAFTPLLSLGGGLLIGVSTVLLMLSLGRVMGATGILNGILQPAGGQDFSWRAAILLGMMSGPVALGAIFGMPATIQVVSSAPMLVVSGLLVGVGVTYGGGCTSGHGICGNARLSARSIVATVTFMLATFITVFVLRHVVGV from the coding sequence ATGGAAACCGCGTTCACACCGCTGTTGTCGCTCGGCGGCGGCCTGCTGATCGGCGTTTCGACCGTGCTGCTGATGTTGTCGCTGGGCCGGGTGATGGGGGCTACGGGCATTCTCAACGGCATCCTGCAACCCGCCGGCGGACAGGATTTCAGCTGGCGGGCAGCCATCCTGCTGGGCATGATGTCCGGGCCGGTGGCGCTCGGCGCGATCTTTGGCATGCCCGCAACGATCCAGGTCGTGTCGTCCGCGCCGATGCTGGTCGTCAGCGGGCTGCTGGTCGGGGTCGGCGTGACCTATGGCGGCGGCTGCACCTCGGGGCATGGCATTTGCGGCAACGCGCGCCTGTCGGCCCGGTCGATCGTCGCCACGGTTACCTTCATGCTGGCCACCTTCATCACTGTTTTTGTCCTGCGCCACGTTGTGGGAGTCTGA
- a CDS encoding DUF6691 family protein yields the protein MRLFSAYLIGLIFGVGIMISGMANPAKVVNFFDIAGTWDPSLAFVMGGGLLVAFVGYRFVLRRAAPLLDTRFHLPTRKDLDLRLIGGSAVFGIGWGISGFCPGGALPALGSGRWEVAIYVAALAAGIYLAKFLQSSSRSAKRSAA from the coding sequence GTGCGCCTTTTCTCCGCATATCTCATCGGCCTGATCTTCGGGGTCGGCATCATGATCTCCGGCATGGCCAACCCGGCCAAGGTCGTGAATTTCTTTGACATCGCCGGAACGTGGGATCCGTCGCTCGCCTTCGTGATGGGGGGCGGGCTGCTTGTGGCCTTCGTCGGCTATCGTTTCGTCCTGCGCCGGGCCGCACCGCTGCTCGACACCCGCTTTCACCTGCCCACGCGCAAGGATCTCGACCTCCGGCTGATCGGCGGCTCGGCCGTCTTTGGCATCGGCTGGGGCATCTCCGGTTTCTGCCCCGGCGGCGCGCTGCCCGCGCTGGGCAGCGGACGGTGGGAGGTCGCGATCTATGTGGCCGCGCTGGCCGCGGGCATCTATCTCGCCAAGTTTCTTCAATCGTCCAGCAGGTCAGCGAAACGCAGCGCCGCCTGA
- a CDS encoding thiamine pyrophosphate-dependent enzyme has product MDRAAIVETNFRTRVAAHDFPPGADPAGPLSRADAVALFRAQCLSRALDLQSRAMQAAGQGFYTIGSSGHEGMAAVAQALRPTDPAFLHYRDAAFQIARSAQVPGQAITWDMLLSFACSSDDPISGGRHKVLGSKALNIPPQTSTIASHLPKAVGAAYSIGTARRHAPEHAEYPEDAVVMCSFGDASANHSTAQGAFNTAQWTSYQSVPLPILFVCEDNGIGISTKTPRGWIAASFANRPGMKYFACDGLDIYDAHATAQAAAQYVRTRRKPAFLHLRTVRLYGHAGADVATTYLPRAEVETDEANDPLLHTVRLLDRHGALAPEAALAIYDDTRARVARVAAEAVTRPHLETAGDVMASLIPPARDCRPTNGPSAEARAAAFGGDLKAQRDPQPMSRILNWALTDLMLQHGEVVLMGEDVGRKGGVYGVTQKLLTRFGADRVIDTLLDEQSILGLGIGMAQNGFIPIPEIQFLAYLHNAEDQLRGEAATLPFFSNGQYANPMVVRIAGLGYQKGFGGHFHNDNSVAVLRDIPGLILACPSNGADAARMLRECVRLAREEQRLVVFLEPIALYPMRDLHDTGDGGWMTSYPAPDQRISLGEVGQHGDGTDLAIVSYANGYYLSRQAQERLGAEGVKARVIDLRWLNPLPKEALLDAIGGCKRVLIVDETRRTGGLSEALMALVSEETGLPVARLAAEDSFIATGPAYGATMPSADSICDAARALVGGDTA; this is encoded by the coding sequence ATGGACCGGGCAGCGATTGTCGAAACCAATTTCCGCACCAGGGTCGCGGCGCATGATTTCCCGCCGGGCGCGGACCCGGCCGGGCCGTTGTCGCGCGCCGACGCGGTGGCGCTGTTCCGCGCCCAGTGCCTGAGCCGGGCGCTGGACCTGCAGAGCCGCGCGATGCAGGCGGCGGGGCAAGGATTCTACACGATCGGGTCGTCGGGCCACGAAGGCATGGCCGCCGTCGCCCAGGCGCTGCGGCCCACCGATCCGGCGTTCCTGCATTATCGCGACGCCGCGTTCCAGATCGCGCGCAGCGCGCAGGTGCCGGGCCAGGCGATCACCTGGGACATGCTGCTCAGCTTTGCCTGTTCCTCCGACGACCCGATTTCCGGCGGAAGGCACAAGGTTCTGGGCTCGAAGGCGCTGAACATTCCGCCCCAGACCTCGACCATCGCCAGCCACCTGCCCAAGGCGGTCGGCGCCGCCTATTCGATCGGCACCGCGCGGCGCCACGCGCCGGAACATGCGGAATATCCCGAGGATGCGGTGGTGATGTGTTCCTTTGGCGACGCATCGGCCAACCATTCGACCGCGCAGGGGGCATTCAACACCGCGCAATGGACCAGCTACCAGTCGGTGCCGCTGCCGATCCTGTTCGTCTGCGAAGACAACGGCATCGGCATATCCACCAAGACGCCCAGGGGCTGGATCGCCGCCAGTTTCGCCAACCGGCCGGGGATGAAGTATTTCGCCTGCGACGGGCTCGACATCTACGACGCCCATGCGACCGCGCAGGCGGCGGCGCAATATGTGCGCACCCGGCGCAAACCGGCCTTCCTGCATTTGCGCACGGTGCGGCTCTACGGTCACGCGGGGGCCGATGTGGCCACCACCTACCTACCCCGCGCCGAGGTCGAAACCGACGAGGCCAACGATCCGCTGCTGCATACGGTGCGGCTGCTCGACCGGCATGGCGCGCTCGCCCCCGAGGCGGCGCTGGCGATCTATGACGACACCCGGGCGCGGGTGGCACGGGTGGCGGCCGAGGCGGTCACCCGCCCGCACCTGGAAACCGCCGGCGATGTCATGGCCAGCCTGATCCCCCCGGCACGGGACTGCCGGCCCACGAACGGCCCGTCGGCCGAGGCCCGCGCCGCCGCGTTCGGCGGCGACCTGAAGGCGCAGCGGGACCCGCAGCCGATGAGCCGGATCCTGAACTGGGCGCTGACCGACCTGATGCTGCAGCATGGCGAGGTCGTGCTGATGGGCGAGGATGTCGGCCGCAAGGGCGGCGTCTACGGGGTGACCCAGAAACTGCTGACCCGCTTTGGCGCCGACCGTGTCATCGACACGCTGCTGGACGAACAGTCGATCCTGGGGCTTGGCATCGGCATGGCGCAGAACGGGTTCATCCCGATCCCCGAGATCCAGTTCCTGGCCTATCTGCACAACGCCGAGGACCAGCTGCGCGGCGAAGCGGCGACGCTGCCGTTCTTCTCGAACGGCCAGTATGCCAACCCGATGGTCGTGCGCATTGCCGGGCTCGGCTACCAGAAAGGGTTTGGCGGGCATTTCCACAACGACAACTCGGTGGCCGTGCTGCGCGACATCCCGGGGCTGATCCTGGCCTGCCCGTCGAACGGCGCGGACGCGGCGCGGATGCTGCGCGAATGCGTGCGGCTGGCGCGCGAAGAACAGCGGCTGGTGGTGTTCCTCGAACCGATCGCGCTCTACCCGATGCGCGACCTGCATGACACCGGCGACGGCGGCTGGATGACCAGCTATCCGGCTCCGGACCAGCGCATCTCGCTGGGCGAGGTCGGGCAGCATGGCGACGGGACCGACCTGGCCATCGTCAGCTATGCCAACGGCTATTACCTGTCGCGGCAGGCGCAGGAGCGGCTCGGGGCCGAAGGGGTGAAGGCACGGGTGATCGACCTGCGCTGGCTCAACCCGCTGCCGAAAGAGGCGCTGCTGGACGCCATCGGCGGCTGCAAACGCGTCCTGATCGTCGACGAAACCCGCCGCACCGGCGGCCTGTCCGAGGCGCTGATGGCGCTCGTGTCCGAGGAAACCGGCCTGCCGGTGGCGCGGCTCGCCGCCGAGGACAGCTTCATCGCCACCGGTCCCGCCTATGGCGCCACGATGCCGTCGGCGGACAGCATCTGCGATGCCGCCCGCGCACTGGTCGGGGGGGATACCGCATGA
- a CDS encoding L-piperidine-6-carboxylate dehydrogenase, which produces MSHQDVLRAAGLTDGEITGGTLAVRSPIDGAEVARVTETAPADMPAVIARAQDAFRAWRTVPAPRRGELVRLLGEELRAAKDELGAVVTLEAGKIVSEGLGEVQEMIDICDFATGLSRQLYGLTIASERPGHRMMETWHPMGPCGVITAFNFPVAVWSWNTALALVCGDPVIWKPSEKTPLTAMACMKIFDRALARFGDAPEGLVQLVVGGPEIGEALVDAPEIPIISATGSTRMGGIVGPRVAARWGRPILELGGNNAMIVAPSADLEMAVRAIVFSAVGTAGQRCTSLRRLIVHSSIKDDLVAKLVKAYDSLPVGDPRADGTLIGPLIDQASGDRMQSMLEQARSEGGTVHGGGAAGGVSGGTYVKPAIVEMPAQTETVRTETFAPILYVMGYETFDEAMALHNGVPQGLSSCIFTMNMREAETFLSAAGSDCGIANVNIGPSGAEIGGAFGGEKETGGGRESGSDAWKGYMRRQTNTINYSAELPLAQGVKFDI; this is translated from the coding sequence ATGAGCCATCAAGACGTACTCAGGGCCGCGGGGCTGACCGACGGCGAGATCACCGGCGGCACGCTCGCCGTCCGGTCGCCCATCGACGGGGCCGAGGTCGCCCGCGTGACCGAAACCGCCCCCGCCGACATGCCGGCGGTGATCGCGCGGGCGCAGGACGCCTTTCGCGCCTGGCGCACCGTGCCGGCCCCGCGCCGGGGCGAACTGGTGCGCCTGCTGGGCGAAGAACTGCGCGCGGCCAAGGACGAACTGGGCGCGGTGGTCACGCTGGAAGCGGGCAAGATCGTGTCCGAAGGGCTGGGCGAAGTGCAGGAGATGATCGACATCTGCGATTTCGCCACCGGGCTGTCGCGGCAACTCTATGGCCTGACCATCGCGTCGGAACGGCCCGGCCACCGGATGATGGAGACCTGGCACCCGATGGGCCCCTGCGGCGTCATCACCGCCTTCAACTTCCCGGTCGCGGTCTGGTCGTGGAACACGGCGCTGGCGCTGGTCTGCGGCGATCCGGTGATCTGGAAACCGTCGGAAAAGACCCCGCTCACCGCGATGGCCTGCATGAAGATCTTCGACCGGGCGCTGGCGCGGTTCGGCGACGCGCCCGAGGGGCTGGTGCAGCTGGTCGTCGGCGGGCCCGAAATCGGCGAGGCGCTGGTCGATGCGCCCGAGATCCCGATCATCAGCGCCACCGGATCGACCCGCATGGGCGGGATCGTCGGCCCCAGGGTCGCGGCCCGCTGGGGGCGCCCGATCCTGGAGCTGGGCGGCAACAACGCGATGATCGTGGCACCGTCGGCGGACCTGGAAATGGCGGTGCGGGCCATCGTCTTCTCGGCCGTCGGCACCGCCGGGCAGCGCTGCACCTCGTTGCGGCGGCTGATCGTCCACAGCTCGATCAAGGACGACCTGGTGGCCAAGCTGGTCAAGGCCTATGACAGCCTGCCGGTCGGCGACCCGCGCGCCGACGGCACCCTGATCGGGCCGCTGATCGACCAGGCCTCGGGCGACCGGATGCAATCCATGCTCGAGCAGGCCCGGTCCGAGGGCGGCACCGTGCATGGCGGCGGCGCGGCCGGGGGCGTCTCGGGCGGCACCTATGTCAAACCGGCCATCGTCGAGATGCCGGCGCAGACCGAGACCGTGCGCACCGAAACCTTCGCGCCGATCCTCTATGTGATGGGATACGAAACCTTCGACGAGGCGATGGCGCTGCATAACGGCGTGCCGCAGGGGCTGTCGTCCTGCATCTTCACCATGAACATGCGCGAGGCCGAAACCTTCCTGTCCGCCGCGGGGTCCGATTGCGGGATCGCCAACGTCAATATCGGCCCCTCGGGCGCGGAGATCGGCGGGGCCTTTGGCGGTGAAAAGGAAACCGGCGGCGGCCGCGAAAGCGGCTCGGACGCCTGGAAGGGCTACATGCGCCGCCAGACCAACACCATCAACTATTCGGCGGAGCTGCCGCTGGCCCAGGGCGTCAAGTTCGACATCTGA
- a CDS encoding bifunctional protein tyrosine phosphatase family protein/NAD(P)/FAD-dependent oxidoreductase gives MDLRKITEKLTVSPQISAADVAALKDLGFRSVVSNRPNGEGADQTSFEEIRAAAEAAGLETRYMPVETGKVTDEAAQAFGEALRDLPGPVLAYCRTGTRSATLWALSQAGTRPMTEILAAAKSAGYDMNGVARRIANGGRTPTDTGDAKFDVVIVGAGAGGISVAASLRARKPDLQVAIIDPADIHYYQPGWTMVGGGVFAAEQTAKTMGSLIPRGVRWIKSAVAAFEPDNNAVILDGCRVVKYDRLVVCPGLKLDWNAVEGLGETLGRNGVTSNYRYDLAPYTWELVQGLSSGRALFTQPPMPIKCAGAPQKAMYLSGDAWFRRGVLKDIDIQFMNAGGVLFGVKDYVPALMDYVGKYDATLNFFHDLVAVDGPARTATFAVNRPDEDPETVEVGFDMLHVCPPQTAPDFIRVSPLADAAGWIDVDQMTLRHRSHDNIWSLGDVMNAPNAKTAAAARKQAPVVAENIAADIAGRSATAQYDGYGSCPLTVERGKIVLAEFGYGGVLKPSFPSWLVDGTRPTRAAWFLKERMLPPIYWKAMLKGKEWLARPEPLKVAPDRGRPPG, from the coding sequence ATGGACCTGAGAAAGATCACCGAGAAGCTGACGGTCAGCCCGCAGATTTCGGCGGCCGATGTCGCGGCGCTGAAGGACCTGGGCTTTCGGTCGGTCGTGTCCAACCGCCCGAATGGCGAAGGGGCGGACCAGACCAGTTTCGAGGAAATCCGCGCCGCCGCCGAGGCCGCCGGGCTCGAGACACGCTACATGCCGGTCGAGACCGGCAAGGTGACCGACGAGGCGGCGCAGGCCTTCGGCGAGGCGCTGCGCGACCTTCCCGGCCCGGTCCTGGCCTATTGCCGCACCGGCACCCGTTCGGCCACGCTGTGGGCGCTGTCGCAGGCCGGAACCCGGCCGATGACCGAAATTCTCGCCGCGGCCAAATCCGCCGGCTATGACATGAACGGCGTCGCGCGGCGGATCGCCAATGGCGGCAGGACACCGACCGATACGGGGGATGCGAAATTCGACGTGGTGATCGTCGGCGCCGGCGCGGGCGGGATCTCGGTCGCGGCCAGCCTGCGCGCCCGCAAGCCCGACCTGCAGGTCGCCATCATCGACCCCGCCGACATCCACTATTACCAGCCCGGCTGGACCATGGTGGGCGGCGGTGTCTTTGCGGCGGAACAGACCGCCAAGACGATGGGGTCGCTGATCCCGCGCGGCGTCCGCTGGATCAAATCCGCCGTTGCCGCGTTCGAACCGGACAACAACGCGGTGATCCTCGACGGCTGCCGGGTGGTCAAATACGACCGGCTGGTGGTCTGTCCGGGGCTCAAGCTCGACTGGAACGCGGTCGAGGGGCTGGGGGAAACGCTGGGCCGCAACGGGGTCACGTCGAATTACCGCTACGACCTGGCGCCCTATACCTGGGAACTGGTGCAGGGCCTGTCGTCGGGACGGGCGCTGTTCACCCAGCCGCCGATGCCGATCAAATGCGCCGGCGCGCCGCAAAAGGCGATGTACCTGTCGGGCGACGCATGGTTCCGCCGCGGCGTCCTGAAGGATATCGACATCCAGTTCATGAATGCCGGCGGCGTGCTGTTCGGCGTGAAGGACTATGTCCCCGCGCTGATGGACTATGTCGGCAAATACGACGCGACGCTGAATTTCTTTCACGACCTGGTCGCGGTGGATGGCCCGGCACGGACGGCCACCTTTGCGGTGAACAGGCCCGACGAAGACCCCGAGACGGTCGAGGTCGGGTTCGACATGCTGCATGTCTGCCCGCCGCAGACCGCGCCGGATTTCATCCGCGTGTCACCGCTGGCGGATGCGGCCGGGTGGATCGACGTGGACCAGATGACCCTGCGCCACCGCAGCCATGACAACATCTGGTCGCTGGGCGACGTGATGAACGCGCCCAACGCCAAGACCGCCGCCGCCGCGCGCAAGCAGGCCCCGGTCGTGGCCGAGAACATCGCCGCCGACATTGCCGGGCGGTCGGCCACGGCGCAGTATGATGGCTACGGGTCCTGCCCGCTGACCGTCGAACGCGGCAAGATCGTGCTGGCCGAGTTCGGCTATGGCGGCGTGCTGAAACCGTCCTTTCCGTCCTGGCTGGTGGACGGGACCAGGCCGACCCGCGCGGCCTGGTTCCTGAAAGAGAGGATGCTGCCGCCGATCTACTGGAAGGCCATGCTGAAGGGCAAGGAATGGCTGGCCCGGCCCGAGCCGCTGAAGGTCGCCCCGGACCGGGGCCGCCCGCCGGGCTGA
- a CDS encoding Crp/Fnr family transcriptional regulator, protein MSIGDWTELFDGTRALPPDVRKRLRQVARVVKVPAGRTIFSPDHVPENLLFLVEGVIRVSQTSDTGREIVLYRVEAGESCVLTTACILSEEAYHAEGIAETDVTAVALPRLAFDRLVAEAAAFRDFVFAAYSRRLVDLLRVVDDVAFGQIDMRLAGRLVALAQGKDELGVTHQRLASELGTAREVISRQLTEFQRRGWIEQSRGHIRLTDRTALETLAAA, encoded by the coding sequence ATGAGCATTGGCGACTGGACCGAGTTGTTCGACGGCACCCGTGCCCTGCCGCCGGACGTGCGCAAGCGGTTGCGGCAGGTGGCGCGCGTGGTGAAGGTGCCGGCGGGCAGGACGATCTTCAGCCCCGATCATGTGCCCGAAAACCTGCTGTTTCTCGTCGAGGGCGTGATCCGCGTGTCCCAGACGTCGGATACCGGGCGCGAGATCGTGCTCTATCGCGTCGAGGCGGGCGAGAGCTGCGTGCTGACCACCGCCTGCATCCTCAGCGAGGAGGCCTATCACGCCGAGGGTATCGCGGAAACCGACGTGACCGCCGTTGCCCTGCCGCGCCTGGCCTTTGACCGGCTGGTCGCCGAGGCCGCCGCGTTCCGCGATTTCGTGTTCGCGGCCTATTCCCGACGCTTGGTCGACCTGCTGCGGGTCGTCGACGATGTCGCCTTTGGCCAAATCGACATGCGGCTGGCCGGACGGCTGGTCGCGCTGGCGCAGGGCAAGGACGAACTGGGCGTCACCCATCAGCGGCTCGCCTCGGAGCTGGGAACCGCGCGCGAAGTCATCTCGCGGCAGCTGACGGAATTCCAGCGCCGGGGCTGGATCGAACAATCACGGGGCCATATCCGCCTGACCGACCGGACGGCGCTGGAGACCCTCGCCGCAGCCTGA